In Plasmodium brasilianum strain Bolivian I chromosome 12, whole genome shotgun sequence, the genomic window TACAGCTATTATCGTTCTGTACAATAAAACCAACAGGacatatttcattataatcTCTTTTTCCACTATCACATGAATATGttgttaataaatttttacatcCCCATTCTACGTTACAACTTGATtcataattcattttatcattttccgTAAAATTATCAAACGATTGATTTATTTCACAGAAACCATCATATTCTGCATTAGCTGTACATACACTTTCTCCATTgttcagaatttttttttcccaataTTCTGGGCAAGGTAATGTGTAATCCTTTACACATTTCCCAATTTTTTCAAGCATTTTATTTTCGTCCTCATGAGCATTtttcactatttttatttcactttCATTAATTTCACTCTCACTGATTCTTGGCGCATGTTTtacaacattttttaaaatcgcACTTGAGCTTAGTGCACTTTCTGTTTTGCCATTTTTTTCCTGCACAGTGCAGGTGCAAAAGGGGTTGCCTGCTGCCACAGCTAGCACTGCAACAATCACTAAAACAAGCCAATTCATTTTTGGAAAAGTGGGAAAAGTGGGaaaagtgaaaaaagaaCGCAAAAAAATTGCGAATGTAGCAAAGAAGTGCcaaagtgaaaaaataattaaatgaaaaaatggaaaaataattagaggacaaaatggaaaaataattagaggacaaaatggaaaaataattagaggacaaaatggaaaaataattagAGGACAAAATGGCAAAATAATTAGAGGACAAAATGGTAAATGGAAGAAATTAAGGAGACTCATACATTTTTACCTGCGTGTGGGTAGGCACACAGTTATAACAATAATTGTCTTTTAAGAGTAACTATTATAATCCCAACAGATTTACAATTACaaacatgtaaaaattattttaaaaaaattggaaaaaggTAATTTGCGTTTGCTTAATATGCTCACTTATTATCATGGAGATGCCATGATTACAGCTAGGAAACCGTGGAACATTTAGAAATGAACAATTTCTTCTTATTAatgtaacaataaaaaacagaaaaaaaaagttgtcAGTAaagttacatatatgtatgtttatatatataggttcATGCGTACGTATTGCTATAAGAACAATTTTACAAAagacattttaaaaataaaatggacaAAACTTTCAAAATTCAATATGAAGCATTTCTTTGAATCTTTCCAATTATTTaactgtaaaaataaaaaggattcAAAGTGAATAGGCTTGTACGTATGTCCATACTGCacaaatgtatgtatgtatatatatatatatattatataatatatatatatatatatatatatatattatattatattttttttttttttttatgtttatactGTTCAAATCAAAGTACGCGTTTCCgtatcattttaaaaatcacTATACATGATTTGTAGATacattggaaaaaaaaaaaaaataatatatatataacaaaatatcaatttttatttatgcatatttgaaaaatttgatATCTCTGAAAATAAGTATTAtcatatgaacatatttttGACATATATAAAGGTTACTACGAAAcattcgttttattttattatatattattttttaatgtgcACTCGTGGCATACATAACACGTAGAGTTAAGTATATTATGGAAGTCCTTCtctaataagaaaaataggTTGTATAAGGCTGCATATGAACTACAACAGCAGATACTTTTTCAAATGTGTTATAACCGCGTGTTATATAGTCAACAACTTAAGTGTCTTCTATgaagtttttaattttgattaTCTTTTTACCTTTGTTTTATGTATACGTTCAtgaagacaaaaaaaaaaaagaaaaagaatggGTAAGAAAATCAATTGTTCAAAATATAACCAAAAATTcgatgaaatattaaaaagtttttttttcccattttccccattttttccattttttcaatcttctccatttttaaaaaaaacttttaacGAAGCACACAtttcttaattatttaattttaagtaaagccaaaaaaaagtgtgttataaaataaaaagacgtacaaaaatataccattaaaaaaaaatgtaataaaacatatataaagaaccaaaaaaaataaaaaaaattaaaaatagataaCCACCAAGTTGTAGCAAATGAAcggtgaaaaaaaaaatatacatctatatatctatctatatatatatatatatatatatatatacatacacatttaTAGCATTTGTCCTGAACGttcaggtaaaaaaaaaaaaaaaaaaaaaaaaaaacattaaatagTTCTTCaatcttaatatatatttattcataccCCAGTAGTATCATAAATAACATAACACTCACAATTCCCCATTTCATAACTGGATATTCATTAACCCATATAGTCAGTATACCTATATATGGTGCATAACCAACTGAAAGACCAAGTACATGCTCGTTTTCCAGCCAGTATTGATTATGTTCATACAAACCTCTATcatcaatattattattatctccttttgataatatatgaaatttattGTTTTCTGATAAGTGCATATTTAAAATCCTGTGAACAATTGGTATATCTCTTCCATTAATTTGATATACTACAACATCCCCAGCGTGGATGTTTGGTGGATGATATAATGCTAAAGTATCACCCCTATAATATCCTGGCTCCATACTACCACTTAATACCACAACAACTGGAGAATCGCAAcctatattaaaataaaaa contains:
- a CDS encoding signal peptidase complex catalytic subunit SEC11; the encoded protein is MDFLKEQYNSLLIDIKKTFRNPRDGISHILSCDSPVVVVLSGSMEPGYYRGDTLALYHPPNIHAGDVVVYQINGRDIPIVHRILNMHLSENNKFHILSKGDNNNIDDRGLYEHNQYWLENEHVLGLSVGYAPYIGILTIWVNEYPVMKWGIVSVMLFMILLGYE